The proteins below are encoded in one region of Oryzias melastigma strain HK-1 linkage group LG9, ASM292280v2, whole genome shotgun sequence:
- the upb1 gene encoding beta-ureidopropionase → MSCEFESLEKSLESHLPEAELAEVKRILFGKETVKLDLPAFALEAASERDFELKAFKFDASQEQLRPPRRTRVGLVQHKIVLPTDAPVLDQINAIHSRVGEIVEVAAMCGVNIICFQETWTMPFAFCTREKEPWTEFAESAEEGNTTRFCQELAKKYNMVIISPILEREELHGKLWNAAVVISNSGNVLGKSRKNHIPRVGDFNESTYYMEGDTGHTVFQTQFGRIAVNICYGRHHPLNWFMFSMNGAEIIFNPSATVGGLSEPMWSIEARNAAIANHCFTCAINRVGTETFKNEFTSGDGRKAHHEFGHFYGSSYVAAPDGSRTPGLSRTRDGLLVVEMDLNLNRQVSDKWSFKMTGRYAEYAEKLTKAVGQDFKPKIIKE, encoded by the exons ATGTCCTGTGAGTTTGAGTCCCTGGAGAAATCTCTGGAGTCGCACCTTCCCGAGGCCGAGCTGGCGGAGGTGAAACGGATCTTATTTGGGAAGGAAACTGT GAAGCTGGACCTGCCTGCGTTTGCGCTGGAAGCTGCTTCTGAGCGAGACTTCGAGCTGAAAGCCTTCAAGTTTGACGCCTCGCAGGAGCAGCTTAGACCACCCAGAAGAACCAGAGTCGGGCTGGTTCAGCACAAGATTGTTCTGCCAACTGATGCTCCAGTCTTGGACCAG ATCAACGCCATCCACAGTCGAGTTGGTGAGATTGTGGAGGTGGCGGCCATGTGTGGTGTGAACATCATCTGCTTTCAGGAAACCTGGA CCATGCCCTTTGCTTTCTGCACCCGTGAGAAGGAACCATGGACCGAGTTTGCAGAGTCTGCAGAGGAAGGGAACACAACGCGCTTCTGCCAGGAG CTGGCCAAAAAATACAACATGGTGATCATTTCTCCAATTCTGGAGAGAGAGGAGCTGCACGGAAAACTGTGGAACGCAGCGGTGGTGATCTCCAACTCTGGGAATGTGCTGGGAAAGAGCCGGAAGAATCACATTCCCAGAGTGGGAGACTTTAATGAG TCCACATATTACATGGAGGGAGACACCGGCCACACAGTGTTCCAGACACAGTTTGGGAGAATCGCCGTCAACATCTGCTACGGACGCCATCATCCACTCAACTGGTTCATGTTCAGCATGAACGGAGCCGAGATCATCTTCAATCCCTCTGCTACAGTCGGAGGACTCAG CGAGCCCATGTGGTCGATAGAAGCCAGAAACGCTGCCATAGCCAACCACTGTTTCACATGTGCAATCAACCGTGTTGGAACA GAAACCTTCAAAAATGAATTCACATCAGGGGATGGAAGGAAAG CTCACCATGAATTTGGACATTTCTATGGGTCCAGTTACGTAGCAGCTCCTGACGGAAGCCGCACTCCTGGGCTCTCCAGAACCCGAGATGGACTGCTGGTTGTGGAAATGGATCTGAATCTGAACAGACAAGTCAGTGACAAGTGGAGTTTTAAG ATGACTGGACGCTACGCGGAGTACGCTGAGAAACTCACCAAGGCGGTTGGTCAGGACTTCAAACCCAAAATTATAAAGGAGTGA
- the LOC112148866 gene encoding uncharacterized protein C22orf15 isoform X1, translating into MFVTILIGGEFLYCFEGCVFCRMLTNIVSMADNRMELFNLNCKLVNFIHLLKEKCGLDFKDCVELMDSSGRVVNLEAKQHSRDLASSVLTQRQFYIPLRVLRDDPSGSQEYVSLLNNYSSGQPELAELLRKLSNANKEGDGKKRRRCTQKN; encoded by the exons ATGTTCGTCACAATCCTAATTGGAGGTGAGTTCCTGTACTGCTTTGAGGGGTGTGTTTTTTGCAGGATGTTGACAAATATAGTTTCCATGGCAGATAACAGGATGGAGCTGTTCAACCTCAACTGTAAGCTGGTCAATTTCATCCATCTCTTGAAGGAGAAGTGTggtctggattttaaag ACTGTGTGGAGTTGATGGACAGCAGCGGACGAGTGGTGAACCTGGAGGCCAAGCAGCACAGCCGGGATCTGGCCTCCAGCGTGCTGACACAGAGGCAGTTCTACATCCCGCTGAGGGTCCTCC GAGATGATCCTTCTGGAAGTCAGGAATATGTTTCCCTCCTAAACAACTACAGCTCAGGTCAACCTGAACTAGCAG agctgctgagGAAGCTGTCAAATGCAAACAAGGAGGGAGACGGAAAGAAGAGAAGACgatgcacacaaaaaaactaa
- the LOC112148866 gene encoding uncharacterized protein C22orf15 isoform X2, with translation MFVTILIGDNRMELFNLNCKLVNFIHLLKEKCGLDFKDCVELMDSSGRVVNLEAKQHSRDLASSVLTQRQFYIPLRVLRDDPSGSQEYVSLLNNYSSGQPELAELLRKLSNANKEGDGKKRRRCTQKN, from the exons ATGTTCGTCACAATCCTAATTGGAG ATAACAGGATGGAGCTGTTCAACCTCAACTGTAAGCTGGTCAATTTCATCCATCTCTTGAAGGAGAAGTGTggtctggattttaaag ACTGTGTGGAGTTGATGGACAGCAGCGGACGAGTGGTGAACCTGGAGGCCAAGCAGCACAGCCGGGATCTGGCCTCCAGCGTGCTGACACAGAGGCAGTTCTACATCCCGCTGAGGGTCCTCC GAGATGATCCTTCTGGAAGTCAGGAATATGTTTCCCTCCTAAACAACTACAGCTCAGGTCAACCTGAACTAGCAG agctgctgagGAAGCTGTCAAATGCAAACAAGGAGGGAGACGGAAAGAAGAGAAGACgatgcacacaaaaaaactaa
- the adora2aa gene encoding adenosine A2a receptor a, whose product MPEDPVASSLYIVLELLIAVFSVLGNVLVCWAVFLNSNLQSITNFFVVSLAVADIAVGVLAIPFAIVISTGFCSNFYGCLFIACFVLVLTQNSIFSLLAIAIDRYIAIKIPLRYNSLVTSQRARGIIAICWALSIAIGLTPMMGWHKLPKSANGTCPSGLMHCLFEDVVDMEYMVYFNFFACVLIPLVLMLAIYLCIFMAARHQLKLMEVKALHGEKSRSTLQKEVQAAKSLAIIVGLFAVCWLPLHIINCFTLFCPRCHRPHLAILYVAIILSHANSVINPFIYAYRIREFRKTFRKIIRRHILGQQQSLENSWSEHNSTHTSITDSIRFKANSFDLLKEHSDSRSSPCCAAQTSPVGGGLVSASHLPLSFVMSHCSSPCALPALSQTEVPLVHRSQLGEQPDPDRADPELLKQNLSAAQVSSLFSRQSSKSCFCEPDRLS is encoded by the exons ATGCCAGAAGACCCCGTCGCCTCATCCCTGTACATCGTCCTGGAGCTGCTGATCGCCGTGTTCTCCGTTCTGGGAAACGTGCTGGTCTGCTGGGCGGTGTTCCTCAACAGCAACCTGCAGAGCATCACCAACTTCTTCGTGGTGTCCCTGGCGGTGGCTGACATCGCTGTGGGAGTGCTGGCCATCCCCTTCGCCATCGTCATCAGCACCGGCTTCTGCTCCAACTTCTACGGCTGCCTGTTCATCGCGTGCTTCGTCCTGGTCCTCACTCAGAACTCCATCTTCAGCCTCCTTGCTATTGCTATAGACCGCTACATCGCCATCAAGATCCCGCTCAG gTACAACAGTTTGGTGACGAGTCAGCGTGCTCGAGGTATCATCGCCATCTGCTGGGCTTTGTCCATCGCCATCGGGCTGACGCCGATGATGGGCTGGCACAAGCTCCCGAAGAGCGCCAACGGCACCTGCCCGTCCGGCCTGATGCACTGCCTGTTTGAGGACGTGGTCGACATGGAGTACATGGTCTACTTTAACTTTTTCGCCTGTGTCCTGATCCCTCTGGTGCTGATGCTGGCCATCTACCTGTGCATCTTCATGGCGGCTCGGCATCAGCTCAAGCTGATGGAGGTGAAGGCCCTCCACGGGGAGAAGTCGCGCTCCACTCTGCAGAAAGAAGTCCAGGCTGCCAAGTCTCTGGCCATCATCGTGGGTCTGTTTGCAGTCTGCTGGCTGCCGCTGCACATCATCAACTGCTTCACCCTCTTCTGCCCTCGCTGCCACCGCCCTCACCTGGCCATCCTGTACGTGGCAATCATCCTCTCCCATGCCAACTCGGTCATCAACCCCTTTATCTATGCCTACCGCATCCGGGAGTTTCGGAAAACCTTCCGCAAGATCATCCGGCGCCACATCCTGGGCCAGCAGCAGTCGCTGGAGAACAGCTGGAGCGAGCACAACTCCACTCACACCAGCATCACAGACTCCATCCGCTTCAAGGCCAACAGCTTCGACCTCCTCAAAGAGCACAGCGACAGCAGGAGCTCCCCGTGCTGCGCCGCGCAGACGTCTCCTGTAGGGGGCGGTCTGGTGTCCGCGTCGCACCTCCCTCTGTCTTTCGTCATGTCTCACTGCTCTAGTCCCTGTGCGCTGCCGGCCCTCTCTCAGACTGAGGTTCCTCTGGTGCACCGCTCACAGCTGGGGGAGCAGCCGGATCCGGACCGGGCCGATCCGGAGCTTCTGAAGCAGAACCTCAGCGCGGCCCAGGTCTCATCACTGTTCAGCAGGCAAAGCAGCAAGAGCTGCTTCTGTGAGCCCGACAGGTTGTCCTGA